A single Macrobrachium nipponense isolate FS-2020 chromosome 5, ASM1510439v2, whole genome shotgun sequence DNA region contains:
- the LOC135215750 gene encoding golgin subfamily A member 6-like protein 7 codes for MDLKLDREAFQKEKETFYLDYVDKKAELIREKENLTKKQERLAKEAMDLKLDREALQKEKKTFYLDYIDKKEELIREEENLTENLERVAKEAMDLKLDREALYIQVDEMRGELRKEKEELITEQEMLRMDIAAFNQEKEKFYRMQDPKEKERQNRKE; via the coding sequence ATGGACTTGAAATTGGATAGGGAAGCCttccagaaagagaaagagacgtTCTACTTGGACTACGTTGACAAGAAAGCAGAACTGATAAGAGAAAAGGAGAACCTCACCAAGAAGCAGGAGAGGCTCGCTAAGGAAGCAATGGACTTGAAATTGGATAGGGAAGCCCTCCAAAAAGAGAAGAAGACGTTCTACTTGGACTACATTGACAAGAAAGAAGAACTGATAAGGGAAGAAGAGAACCTCACCGAGAATCTCGAGAGGGTCGCTAAGGAAGCAATGGACTTGAAATTGGATAGGGAAGCCCTCTATATCCAAGTCGATGAAATGAGAGGAgaactaagaaaagaaaaagaggaactcATCACAGAGCAAGAGATGCTCAGGATGGACATTGCTGCCTTCAAccaggagaaagaaaaattctatcGGATGCAAGacccaaaagaaaaagaaagacaaaacagAAAAGAATAG